The following coding sequences lie in one Kamptonema formosum PCC 6407 genomic window:
- a CDS encoding PAS domain-containing sensor histidine kinase: MDNNQVQNQSQAKESQVKEARVDEIKANLGEHTIETYGQAFANYKYVDEKLRETIKELSELKFALDNSAIVAMTDAKGIISYINDKFCEISKYSRKELIGKTHKIINSGYHSQEFFKEFWQTITAGKVWKAIIKNRAKDGTYYWVDTTVIPFLDESGQPYKYLSIRYEITEAKEAEEESRKQAEQLEIALKELKITQSQLVQAEKLSSLGQLVAGVAHEINNPVSFIYGNLVHANEYIHSLLKLLNLYQENYPNPVPEIKMVAQESDVDFLIEDLPKLLSSMKMGANRIREIVLSLRNFSRHDEAKMKPVDIHEGIDSTLLILQNQLKRQGKLAEVRAIKEYGNLPLVECYPSQLNQVFMNIIANAIDALEGFRIKQLQVMKNKEEEIEVYSLCPIPTIRIKTKVGEENQVIISIIDNGCGVEPEVMQRLFDPFFTTKDVGKGTGLGLSISYHIIVEKHKGKLECFSQLGCGTQFVISIPISQQDRV, from the coding sequence ATGGATAATAATCAGGTTCAGAATCAAAGTCAAGCTAAGGAGTCTCAAGTAAAGGAAGCTAGAGTAGATGAAATCAAGGCAAATTTAGGAGAACATACTATAGAAACTTACGGGCAAGCCTTTGCCAATTACAAGTATGTAGATGAGAAATTGCGAGAAACAATTAAAGAACTATCCGAACTAAAATTTGCACTAGATAACTCAGCGATAGTTGCCATGACTGATGCCAAAGGCATTATCAGCTATATCAACGATAAATTTTGTGAAATATCTAAATATAGCCGCAAAGAGCTGATTGGGAAAACTCACAAAATTATCAATTCTGGCTATCATTCTCAAGAATTTTTCAAGGAATTTTGGCAGACTATTACCGCTGGTAAAGTTTGGAAAGCTATAATTAAAAACCGGGCCAAAGATGGAACATATTACTGGGTAGATACCACCGTCATACCCTTTTTAGATGAAAGCGGGCAACCCTATAAATATTTATCGATCAGATATGAAATCACAGAGGCTAAGGAAGCAGAGGAGGAATCTCGCAAACAGGCGGAACAACTGGAAATTGCCCTAAAAGAGCTAAAAATTACTCAATCCCAGCTAGTTCAAGCTGAAAAATTATCGAGTTTAGGGCAATTAGTTGCTGGAGTTGCCCATGAAATTAATAATCCTGTCAGCTTTATCTATGGAAATCTTGTTCATGCTAATGAGTACATTCACTCCTTGCTAAAATTGCTGAATCTTTACCAGGAAAATTATCCGAATCCAGTCCCAGAGATTAAAATGGTAGCTCAGGAAAGTGATGTAGATTTCTTAATAGAAGATTTGCCAAAACTACTAAGTTCGATGAAAATGGGGGCGAACCGGATTCGCGAGATAGTTTTGTCTTTGCGGAACTTTTCAAGACATGATGAAGCTAAAATGAAGCCAGTTGATATTCACGAAGGCATCGATAGTACGCTGCTGATTCTACAAAATCAACTTAAAAGACAAGGTAAACTTGCTGAAGTTCGCGCGATCAAAGAATATGGTAATCTGCCGCTAGTTGAGTGCTACCCAAGTCAGTTAAATCAGGTATTTATGAATATTATTGCTAATGCAATTGATGCTTTAGAAGGATTCAGAATTAAGCAACTCCAAGTAATGAAAAACAAGGAAGAAGAAATAGAGGTTTATTCTCTTTGCCCGATTCCTACAATTAGGATTAAGACTAAAGTGGGAGAGGAAAATCAAGTCATAATTTCTATTATTGACAATGGATGTGGGGTAGAACCAGAAGTTATGCAACGGCTATTCGACCCATTTTTTACAACAAAAGATGTAGGAAAAGGTACTGGCTTAGGGCTGTCTATTTCTTACCATATTATCGTCGAAAAACATAAAGGTAAGTTAGAATGTTTTTCACA